One window of the Chryseobacterium camelliae genome contains the following:
- the rffA gene encoding dTDP-4-amino-4,6-dideoxygalactose transaminase — protein MIPFNKPSIVGNELEYIQDAVKRGKISGDGYYTNLCNDFFREKFSFSNPLLTTSCTSALEMTALLMDIKEGDEIIAPSYTFVSTVNAYILQGAKVVFIDSMENDPNMDVSLIEKLITPKTKAIIAVHYAGISVDMDYLVELCKKHNLYLVEDCAQAIDSFYKGKRLGTFGQFSAFSFHETKNIICGEGGLLVVNDDKFADRAEIIREKGTNRSLFFRGEIDKYGWVDKGSSYLPSDLLAAYLFAQLENIDKIQSKRKYLWNLYYRELKELYDLKYIQLPIIPEDNVNNAHMFYIVLPDLQTRTNLIKYLKEKGIYAVFHYQSLHRSEYMVKNNFSEEVLINSDRFSDCLLRLPLFYELTEEDVLYIAKEIKLFFNGKI, from the coding sequence ATGATACCTTTCAATAAACCATCCATCGTTGGAAATGAATTAGAATATATTCAAGATGCAGTGAAAAGAGGAAAAATATCAGGAGATGGATATTACACAAATTTATGTAACGATTTCTTCCGGGAAAAGTTTTCCTTTTCTAATCCTTTACTTACAACATCCTGCACAAGTGCTTTAGAAATGACAGCATTGTTAATGGATATCAAAGAAGGAGATGAAATTATTGCACCTTCTTATACCTTCGTTTCTACAGTAAATGCATACATCTTGCAAGGGGCTAAAGTTGTTTTTATTGATTCTATGGAAAATGATCCTAATATGGATGTATCACTTATAGAAAAACTGATAACCCCAAAAACAAAAGCAATTATTGCTGTTCATTACGCAGGGATTTCTGTAGATATGGATTATCTGGTAGAACTTTGCAAAAAACATAATCTTTATCTGGTAGAAGATTGTGCCCAGGCTATAGATTCATTTTACAAAGGAAAGAGATTAGGGACTTTTGGACAATTCAGCGCATTTTCCTTTCATGAAACAAAGAATATCATTTGTGGTGAAGGAGGACTTCTTGTTGTTAATGATGATAAATTTGCAGATAGGGCTGAAATTATAAGAGAAAAAGGAACTAATAGATCCCTTTTTTTTAGAGGGGAAATTGATAAATATGGTTGGGTAGATAAAGGATCATCTTATCTGCCTTCAGACCTTTTAGCAGCATATTTATTTGCACAACTGGAAAATATTGATAAAATTCAATCAAAGAGAAAATACTTATGGAATCTTTACTATCGGGAACTAAAAGAGTTGTATGACCTTAAATATATACAGTTACCTATAATCCCGGAAGACAATGTAAACAATGCCCATATGTTTTATATTGTTTTACCTGATCTTCAGACAAGAACTAATCTGATAAAGTATTTGAAGGAAAAAGGTATTTATGCCGTATTTCATTATCAATCTCTACATCGAAGTGAATATATGGTTAAAAATAATTTTTCAGAAGAAGTCTTAATAAACTCTGACAGGTTTTCAGACTGTTTATTGAGATTGCCTCTATTTTATGAACTTACAGAAGAAGATGTGCTATATATAGCAAAAGAAATAAAATTATTTTTTAATGGAAAAATTTAA
- a CDS encoding acyltransferase has product MSNFFAHETAVIDEGCEIGAGTKIWHFSHIMPNCILGENCNIGQNVVISPKVVLGKNVKVQNNVSIYEGVTCDDDVFLGPSMVFTNVINPRSAVNRKNEYLKTHVGKGASIGANATIVCGHNIGEYAFIGAGAVVTKEVLNYSLVVGNPAKQIGWMSEFGQRLEFDENFTAICPESGEIYKLENNIVIKL; this is encoded by the coding sequence ATGTCGAACTTTTTTGCACATGAAACAGCAGTAATAGATGAAGGTTGTGAAATAGGAGCCGGAACAAAAATTTGGCACTTTTCTCACATTATGCCGAATTGTATTCTAGGTGAAAATTGTAACATAGGTCAAAATGTAGTTATTTCTCCGAAAGTTGTTTTAGGGAAAAATGTGAAGGTTCAGAATAATGTATCTATTTATGAGGGCGTTACGTGTGATGATGATGTGTTTCTAGGCCCTTCAATGGTTTTTACAAATGTTATTAATCCCAGAAGTGCTGTTAATCGTAAAAATGAGTATCTAAAAACTCATGTTGGAAAAGGAGCTTCAATCGGAGCGAACGCAACCATTGTATGCGGACATAATATAGGTGAATATGCATTCATTGGTGCTGGAGCGGTAGTTACCAAAGAAGTTTTAAACTATTCGCTTGTTGTTGGTAATCCTGCAAAACAAATTGGCTGGATGAGCGAGTTTGGACAAAGATTAGAATTTGATGAAAATTTTACTGCAATTTGTCCTGAAAGCGGCGAAATATATAAACTAGAAAATAATATAGTCATAAAATTATAA
- a CDS encoding polysaccharide biosynthesis C-terminal domain-containing protein, translated as MKFKKEIILSYFFQAGNVIIAFLTTIILTKMLTQSDWGNYSLFQNLGLMTSIIGGLSLPSAVIYFVASSKIDTVKVLFNFSVFQLIISVVTILSIFFINNYVSHDLLNLKINNYYYLIFIYVLLLMVNNILVSVMRGEFMFNHVNIIIFISNLLLLSFYIYYYFFEKFTSVSINTAVVLLLVNTGLQFFLNLSFLFKKLQFKKLGFSALNRNEIKEIFKFVITVYIANVVQIFVYKIDAWILYKYVGSGITGIYTLAVTVSQTTWLFATAVSTILFSLISQTGSNGINNTVSLYLRLSLYATLFLGFSLTVAVYFLSDLIFGVQYRAIIYIIPILLIGIIPFSIVIIFGSYVAGINRNKLNLISSSISFFIVIILDLILIPKYQYWGAAAATVIAYLSSCLYCIMVLKLKYNIHFNSYINPIFLYNDVKKILKLN; from the coding sequence ATGAAATTTAAAAAAGAGATAATACTGTCGTATTTTTTTCAGGCTGGAAATGTCATAATTGCATTTCTAACGACTATTATTCTAACAAAAATGCTTACTCAGTCAGATTGGGGAAATTACTCTTTATTTCAGAATTTAGGGTTAATGACATCTATTATTGGCGGCTTAAGTTTACCTAGTGCTGTGATTTATTTTGTAGCATCTTCTAAGATTGATACAGTTAAAGTTTTATTTAATTTCTCAGTTTTTCAATTAATTATTTCAGTTGTTACTATACTTTCTATTTTTTTTATAAATAATTATGTCTCTCATGATTTGCTGAATTTAAAAATTAATAATTATTATTATCTGATTTTTATCTACGTTCTACTTCTCATGGTTAACAATATTCTTGTTTCCGTTATGAGGGGGGAATTTATGTTTAATCATGTTAATATCATTATTTTTATATCAAATTTATTACTATTATCTTTTTATATTTACTATTATTTCTTTGAAAAGTTCACTTCCGTATCTATTAATACTGCTGTTGTACTACTCTTAGTAAATACAGGATTACAGTTTTTTTTAAATTTAAGTTTTTTGTTTAAAAAACTACAGTTTAAAAAATTAGGGTTCTCTGCACTTAACAGAAATGAGATAAAAGAAATTTTTAAATTCGTTATAACAGTTTATATTGCTAATGTTGTTCAGATTTTTGTATACAAGATAGATGCTTGGATCTTATATAAATATGTAGGAAGCGGAATAACGGGCATATATACATTAGCAGTAACGGTGTCTCAGACAACCTGGCTTTTCGCAACAGCTGTTTCTACAATATTATTTTCTCTCATTTCTCAGACAGGAAGTAACGGAATCAATAATACTGTATCATTATATCTGAGACTTTCACTTTACGCAACTCTTTTTTTGGGATTTTCACTAACAGTTGCCGTGTATTTTTTATCAGATCTGATATTTGGTGTACAATATAGAGCAATTATCTATATAATTCCTATTTTATTAATAGGAATTATTCCATTCTCAATCGTGATCATTTTTGGAAGTTATGTTGCTGGGATAAATAGAAATAAACTAAATCTGATAAGTTCTTCAATATCATTTTTCATTGTAATAATTTTAGATCTAATACTCATACCGAAATATCAGTACTGGGGAGCAGCAGCAGCAACAGTAATTGCTTATTTATCTAGCTGCCTATACTGCATAATGGTTTTAAAGCTTAAATATAACATACATTTTAATTCTTATATAAATCCTATTTTTTTATATAATGATGTAAAAAAAATACTTAAACTAAATTAA
- a CDS encoding Gfo/Idh/MocA family protein, translating into MSNKIKFAVVGCGHIGKRHAEMISRNEEAELVAIIDVKQRSALQIDHFDAPFFNSLDDFLASDIEVDVINIASPNGFHAEQGMKVLNSGRHLVIEKPMSLTKKDSEALIFKGLQKHKQVFCVMQNRYSPPSVWLKELLESGKLGKIFMVQINCYWNRDNRYYKPDSWHGKKDLDGGTLFTQFSHFIDLMYWYFGDITNIQAKFADFNHSELTDFEDSGLISFDFVNGGMGSLNYSTSVWNTNLESSITVIAENGSLKVGGQYMNEVEYCHIKDYQMPQLAPTNPGNDYGAYKGSAANHHYIIENVVDVLKGRSTITTNALEGLKVVDIIERIYSLQ; encoded by the coding sequence ATGAGCAATAAGATAAAATTTGCCGTAGTTGGTTGTGGGCATATAGGTAAAAGACATGCTGAAATGATCAGCAGAAATGAAGAGGCAGAATTAGTAGCAATTATTGATGTTAAACAAAGATCAGCCCTGCAAATTGATCATTTTGATGCACCGTTTTTCAATAGCTTAGATGATTTCTTAGCATCAGATATTGAGGTAGATGTTATCAATATTGCTTCTCCTAATGGTTTTCACGCCGAACAGGGTATGAAAGTTTTGAATTCTGGGAGACATTTGGTTATAGAAAAACCTATGTCTTTGACTAAAAAAGATTCAGAAGCATTAATTTTTAAAGGATTACAAAAGCATAAGCAAGTATTTTGTGTAATGCAAAATCGTTATTCTCCTCCATCCGTCTGGTTAAAAGAACTTCTAGAATCGGGTAAGTTGGGTAAGATTTTCATGGTACAGATTAATTGTTATTGGAATAGAGACAATCGTTATTACAAACCAGATTCCTGGCACGGTAAAAAAGATCTGGATGGAGGTACATTATTTACTCAATTCTCCCATTTTATTGATTTAATGTATTGGTATTTTGGTGACATTACAAATATTCAGGCAAAATTTGCTGATTTCAATCATAGTGAGCTGACAGATTTTGAAGATTCAGGTCTAATATCTTTTGATTTTGTAAATGGAGGTATGGGTTCTCTTAACTATTCTACTTCTGTGTGGAACACAAATTTAGAAAGTAGTATTACTGTTATTGCAGAAAATGGATCTTTAAAAGTGGGTGGGCAGTATATGAATGAAGTTGAGTATTGTCACATTAAAGATTATCAGATGCCGCAGTTAGCACCTACAAATCCAGGAAACGACTATGGTGCATATAAAGGATCTGCAGCAAACCATCATTATATTATAGAAAATGTAGTTGATGTTTTGAAGGGAAGAAGCACAATTACTACAAATGCCTTAGAGGGGCTAAAAGTAGTTGATATTATTGAACGAATCTACAGTTTGCAATAA
- a CDS encoding TDP-N-acetylfucosamine:lipid II N-acetylfucosaminyltransferase: MEKFNLIFLPDSNYSDIIIDKFEQVAEGKNVYICLANEIKYIKSKKVNFIHSSLSGRFHGNLSFLNKVYGRIFFNLNSLITTNFYYKYIHQKSNFKDAKLIMMFWSGELYNHPAYEESIYDNHSLKYRKNNKLFFSSKAVDFGLRLLKMPSYSAYYKLNQSMDYFCCFFQSEHEIFNRTFQSKSKFVLFTFLDLELLKLQESDFESKKEDILIGNSGSLENNHAEAFNLLKKLNSEDYRKIIVPLSYGDNNYIQSIISLGSQYFGERMNAMSEFLDRNQYNNSISNVKVAVFNHYIQQAVGNILYMLYIGARIYFNENNPLYKGFLDKGFIVNSLSDLEIIKLKPMDPLDRKHNKNLILELLNVNASLNYYKTIAEL, from the coding sequence ATGGAAAAATTTAATTTAATTTTTTTACCAGATTCTAACTATTCAGATATTATTATAGATAAATTCGAACAAGTTGCCGAAGGAAAAAATGTGTATATTTGTTTAGCGAATGAAATTAAATACATTAAAAGTAAAAAAGTTAATTTTATCCATTCTAGTCTTTCAGGACGATTTCATGGTAATTTGAGTTTTTTAAATAAGGTTTATGGGCGAATCTTTTTTAATCTGAATTCATTAATAACGACGAATTTTTATTACAAATACATTCATCAAAAAAGCAACTTTAAGGATGCTAAATTAATAATGATGTTTTGGAGCGGTGAATTGTATAATCATCCTGCATATGAAGAAAGTATTTATGATAACCATTCTTTAAAATATAGAAAAAATAATAAATTATTTTTTTCATCTAAGGCTGTTGACTTTGGTTTAAGGCTTTTAAAAATGCCTTCCTACAGTGCCTATTATAAGCTGAATCAAAGTATGGATTATTTCTGTTGTTTTTTTCAGTCCGAACATGAAATATTCAATAGAACATTTCAGTCAAAATCTAAATTCGTTTTATTTACATTTCTTGATTTAGAATTATTGAAATTACAGGAATCAGATTTTGAATCAAAAAAAGAAGACATCTTGATAGGAAATTCAGGGTCATTAGAGAATAATCATGCTGAAGCATTTAATTTACTAAAAAAGTTAAATAGTGAAGATTATAGAAAAATAATTGTTCCGCTCAGCTATGGAGATAATAATTATATCCAAAGTATAATATCATTAGGAAGTCAATATTTTGGTGAAAGAATGAATGCCATGAGTGAGTTTTTAGACAGAAACCAGTATAATAATAGCATTTCTAATGTTAAGGTTGCGGTTTTTAACCATTATATTCAACAGGCTGTAGGAAATATTCTATATATGCTATATATAGGCGCAAGAATATATTTTAATGAAAACAACCCGCTTTATAAAGGGTTTTTAGATAAAGGATTTATTGTAAATTCCTTAAGTGATTTGGAAATTATAAAGCTAAAGCCAATGGATCCGCTAGATAGAAAGCATAACAAGAATTTAATCCTGGAACTTTTGAATGTTAATGCAAGCTTAAATTATTATAAAACTATAGCTGAATTGTAA
- a CDS encoding DegT/DnrJ/EryC1/StrS family aminotransferase: MKVEMVDLKSQYNKIKAEVNTGIQECLDNTAFINGPAVKEFQKDFEKYLNVKHVIPCANGTDALQIAMMALDLKPGDEVICPAFTYVATAEVIGLLGLKPIMVDVDENTFNIELKDLEKHLTPDTKAIVPVHLYGQSADMENIIEFAKKHNLFVIEDNAQAIGSDYTFTDGTVKKTGTIGDIGCTSFFPSKNLGCYGDGGALMTNNDDLAIKIRMIANHGQQKKYHHKVLGCNSRLDTIQAAVLKVKLKYLDEYSTARNKMATYYDKNLKTVAEIQVPERAQNSTHVFHQYTLKVKNGKRDELQKYLGEKNIPSMVYYPIPLYKQEAFQQYVEGNFRLPVTEKLCSEVISLPIHTEFDQEVADFIISEIKNFFSNN, translated from the coding sequence ATGAAAGTTGAAATGGTTGATCTTAAAAGCCAATACAATAAAATAAAGGCAGAAGTAAATACAGGTATTCAGGAATGCCTGGATAATACAGCCTTCATTAATGGTCCAGCAGTAAAAGAATTTCAGAAGGATTTTGAAAAATATCTGAACGTAAAGCATGTAATTCCTTGTGCTAATGGAACAGATGCTTTGCAGATTGCGATGATGGCTTTAGATCTAAAGCCAGGGGATGAAGTCATTTGTCCCGCTTTCACCTATGTAGCTACTGCTGAAGTAATTGGTCTTTTAGGTTTAAAACCTATTATGGTAGATGTAGATGAAAATACTTTTAATATAGAATTAAAAGATTTAGAAAAACATCTTACTCCAGATACTAAAGCTATAGTTCCTGTACATTTATATGGGCAAAGTGCCGATATGGAAAATATTATTGAATTTGCTAAAAAGCATAATCTCTTTGTGATTGAAGATAATGCTCAGGCAATCGGATCAGATTATACCTTTACAGATGGAACAGTAAAAAAAACAGGAACCATTGGAGACATTGGGTGCACTTCTTTCTTTCCTTCTAAAAATTTAGGTTGTTACGGTGATGGTGGAGCTTTGATGACCAATAATGATGATCTTGCAATCAAAATAAGAATGATTGCCAATCACGGTCAGCAAAAAAAATATCATCATAAAGTTTTGGGTTGTAACTCAAGACTAGATACTATTCAGGCAGCTGTTTTAAAAGTTAAACTAAAATATCTGGACGAATACTCTACAGCAAGAAATAAGATGGCAACTTACTATGATAAGAATCTTAAAACTGTTGCTGAAATTCAGGTTCCTGAAAGAGCGCAAAATTCGACTCATGTTTTCCACCAATATACATTAAAGGTAAAAAATGGGAAAAGAGACGAATTACAGAAATATCTTGGTGAAAAGAATATTCCAAGTATGGTTTATTATCCTATCCCTTTATATAAGCAGGAAGCATTTCAACAATATGTAGAAGGAAATTTTAGGCTACCGGTAACTGAAAAACTTTGTTCTGAGGTTATTTCTCTTCCTATTCATACAGAGTTTGACCAAGAAGTAGCAGATTTTATTATTTCAGAAATTAAAAATTTTTTTTCTAATAACTAA
- a CDS encoding formyltransferase family protein, protein MVTLFLATEKGFHVLHSLLQNQKVHVIYEVVIGTDRNVVNDYSKDIEQLCVAYNVKYCYNQLSEGIKTEYALAISWRKLIKSDSAKIIVLHDSILPKYRGFAPLVNQLVNGEKVIGVTALIASEQYDRGDIISQSTIPVEYPIKIHEAIQQISICYEKIVLEIFSTLTDTNHLLLRKQREEDATYSLWRDDEDYRINWHEKSEKIKRFIDAVGFPYKGAKAILDNKMVTIGNVELVDDVFIENRDIGKIIFMEKGCPTVVCGEGLLLVNEIKDEEGLDLLPLKKFRARFM, encoded by the coding sequence ATGGTCACTTTATTTTTAGCAACAGAAAAGGGATTTCATGTATTGCATTCACTACTTCAAAATCAGAAAGTGCATGTTATATATGAAGTTGTTATTGGAACCGATAGAAACGTTGTAAACGATTACTCTAAAGATATCGAACAACTTTGTGTTGCATATAACGTAAAGTACTGTTATAATCAACTTTCAGAAGGGATCAAGACAGAGTATGCTCTCGCAATCAGCTGGAGAAAATTGATTAAATCTGATTCAGCAAAAATTATTGTTTTGCATGATTCTATTTTGCCTAAATACAGGGGATTTGCACCTCTTGTTAATCAGCTTGTTAATGGCGAGAAGGTTATAGGAGTGACAGCTTTGATAGCATCTGAACAATATGACAGAGGGGATATTATTTCACAGTCAACTATTCCTGTAGAATATCCTATTAAAATTCATGAGGCTATTCAACAAATTTCTATATGCTATGAAAAAATCGTCTTAGAGATATTCAGTACTTTGACAGATACAAATCATCTGTTACTTAGAAAACAACGTGAGGAAGATGCCACTTATAGCCTTTGGAGAGATGATGAGGATTATAGAATCAACTGGCATGAGAAATCTGAGAAGATTAAGAGATTTATAGATGCTGTGGGGTTTCCATATAAAGGTGCAAAAGCTATTTTAGATAATAAAATGGTCACTATAGGCAATGTGGAATTAGTTGATGATGTTTTTATTGAAAATAGAGATATTGGAAAAATTATCTTTATGGAGAAGGGCTGTCCTACTGTAGTTTGTGGGGAAGGACTGCTATTAGTAAATGAAATCAAAGATGAAGAAGGTCTTGATCTACTGCCATTAAAGAAATTTAGGGCAAGATTCATGTAA
- the wecB gene encoding non-hydrolyzing UDP-N-acetylglucosamine 2-epimerase, which translates to MKILTILGARPQFIKASSVSREIKKYLQIEEVIVHTGQHYDTNMSDIFFEQMHIPKPNYFLGIGGATHGAMTGQMIERIEEVVLKENPDIIMVYGDTNSTLAGAIVASKLNIKLAHIEAGLRSFNMKMPEEVNRILTDRVSTYLFCPTDKAVENLYAENYQNTGCNIIKSGDVMLDGALFYKEIATQPNFDIMGDFVLCTIHRAENTNDINRLRNIIESLDTIAEEIKVILPLHPRTSKIIKESAIPVQNITITEPVGYLEMVWLLKNCTIVMTDSGGLQKEAYFFSKPCVTLRDETEWEELVDVGANILTGTDKSKILEAYHQGKNKEIAFSEELYGRGDASGIIIKELLK; encoded by the coding sequence ATGAAAATTTTAACAATTTTAGGTGCTCGGCCACAATTTATTAAAGCAAGCTCTGTAAGTCGTGAAATAAAAAAATATCTGCAAATAGAGGAAGTAATAGTACATACCGGACAGCATTATGATACTAATATGTCAGATATTTTCTTTGAACAGATGCATATTCCTAAGCCAAATTACTTCCTTGGAATTGGTGGAGCGACACACGGGGCGATGACAGGTCAAATGATTGAGCGAATTGAAGAAGTTGTGCTAAAAGAAAATCCTGATATTATTATGGTATATGGAGATACAAATTCAACTTTAGCTGGAGCAATAGTTGCATCAAAGCTAAATATTAAACTAGCACATATAGAAGCAGGTTTGAGAAGTTTCAACATGAAGATGCCTGAGGAAGTAAATAGAATATTAACAGATAGGGTTAGTACTTATCTATTTTGTCCTACTGACAAAGCTGTAGAAAATTTGTATGCGGAAAATTATCAAAATACTGGCTGTAATATTATAAAAAGTGGCGATGTAATGCTAGATGGAGCCTTATTTTATAAAGAGATAGCAACTCAACCGAATTTTGATATCATGGGTGATTTTGTTCTCTGCACAATTCACAGAGCAGAAAACACTAATGATATCAATAGACTTAGAAATATTATTGAATCTTTAGACACTATTGCTGAAGAAATAAAAGTAATATTGCCTTTACATCCTCGAACTAGCAAAATTATAAAAGAATCTGCAATACCTGTACAAAATATTACAATTACTGAACCAGTTGGATATCTTGAAATGGTTTGGCTACTAAAGAATTGTACTATCGTAATGACAGATAGCGGTGGTCTTCAGAAAGAGGCTTACTTTTTTAGTAAACCATGTGTTACTTTAAGAGATGAGACAGAATGGGAAGAATTAGTCGATGTAGGAGCTAACATCTTAACAGGAACAGATAAAAGTAAGATTCTTGAGGCATATCATCAAGGAAAGAATAAAGAAATAGCTTTTTCAGAAGAATTATATGGGAGGGGTGATGCTAGCGGTATAATAATAAAAGAACTTTTAAAATGA
- the asnB gene encoding asparagine synthase (glutamine-hydrolyzing), which translates to MCGIVGIVSRNKNILTYQQIKMMTDAIEHRGPDGDGQWIDETENVGLGHRRLSIIDLSDAGSQPMHYLDRYSIVFNGEIYNYLEIRDFLSTKGYVFRSDSDTEVLMANFDYKKEKCLEDFDGMFAFAIWDKQEQKLFCARDRFGEKPFYYYQNNESFYFGSEMKALWRVDVPRKTNGRMLFNYWHFGYINNSNDLSETFYEDIYQLEPSHYMFIDSNGKIVKKHKYWDIDHRNQLDFVDFREAKETFFRLFETSISRRLRSDVAVGTSLSGGLDSSSTVCMINHMKVNGVEQKTFSARFPNFVKDESVYIDKVLDTVNAKGISCFPTTESMLNNVDKIIHHQEEPFGTLSIAAQYEVMKLARENGVIVLLDGQGADEYLCGYHGLIDSFFIELKSKDKKLYREQLKTYKEVHSSNKINNISRRLRNNFLKEMLSDAQIDKLLGIKSGIDNYIKKDAKKDLYSKYKNEQFDRKYSASSLNEMLYHATFRGGLQELLRYADRNSMAHSLEVRLPFLSHELVEFVFTLPSICKVNNGFSKFILREAMNEIVPKDIVWRKDKIGYEPPNKNDVNGITLKKYLVNSFKM; encoded by the coding sequence ATGTGTGGAATAGTTGGAATTGTAAGTCGAAATAAAAATATTTTAACTTATCAACAAATAAAGATGATGACCGATGCTATAGAGCATAGGGGTCCGGATGGAGATGGGCAATGGATTGATGAAACTGAGAACGTAGGATTAGGCCATCGAAGACTTTCTATTATTGACTTATCTGATGCAGGCAGTCAGCCGATGCATTATTTAGACCGATACAGTATTGTTTTTAATGGGGAAATTTACAACTATTTAGAAATTAGGGATTTCCTTAGTACCAAAGGATATGTTTTCAGGTCAGATTCTGATACAGAAGTCTTAATGGCCAATTTTGATTATAAAAAAGAAAAATGCCTCGAAGATTTTGACGGAATGTTTGCTTTTGCTATTTGGGATAAACAGGAGCAAAAATTATTCTGTGCAAGAGATAGATTTGGAGAAAAGCCGTTTTATTATTATCAAAATAATGAAAGTTTTTATTTCGGGTCAGAAATGAAAGCACTTTGGAGAGTTGATGTACCAAGAAAAACGAATGGACGAATGCTATTTAATTATTGGCATTTTGGATATATTAATAATTCAAATGATTTATCTGAAACTTTTTATGAAGATATATATCAGCTGGAACCAAGTCATTATATGTTCATAGATTCTAATGGGAAAATAGTAAAGAAACATAAATATTGGGATATAGATCATAGAAACCAATTAGACTTTGTAGATTTTAGAGAAGCTAAAGAAACTTTTTTCAGACTTTTTGAAACCTCTATCAGCAGAAGATTACGTTCTGATGTTGCTGTTGGAACGAGTTTGTCCGGAGGTTTGGACAGTTCCTCAACTGTATGCATGATTAATCATATGAAGGTTAATGGTGTGGAACAAAAAACATTCTCTGCAAGATTTCCTAATTTCGTTAAAGATGAATCAGTTTATATTGATAAAGTATTAGATACTGTAAATGCCAAAGGCATAAGTTGCTTCCCAACCACAGAAAGCATGCTTAATAATGTAGATAAAATTATTCATCATCAGGAAGAACCGTTTGGTACATTAAGTATAGCGGCACAGTATGAGGTAATGAAATTAGCTAGAGAAAATGGTGTAATTGTTTTGCTGGATGGACAAGGTGCTGATGAGTATCTTTGTGGCTATCACGGGTTAATAGATTCTTTTTTTATTGAATTAAAGAGCAAAGATAAAAAACTCTATAGGGAGCAGTTAAAAACTTATAAAGAAGTACATTCATCAAACAAGATTAACAATATTTCGAGAAGGCTGAGAAATAATTTCTTAAAAGAAATGTTATCTGATGCGCAGATTGATAAATTACTGGGAATAAAGTCAGGAATAGATAACTATATTAAAAAGGATGCTAAAAAAGACCTTTACTCAAAATATAAAAACGAACAGTTTGATCGAAAATATAGCGCATCATCATTAAATGAAATGCTGTATCATGCAACTTTCAGAGGTGGTTTACAAGAGTTATTGAGATATGCAGATCGAAATTCTATGGCACATTCTCTAGAAGTAAGACTTCCTTTTTTATCACACGAATTGGTAGAATTTGTATTTACTTTACCGTCAATCTGTAAGGTTAATAATGGGTTCTCTAAATTTATTTTAAGAGAAGCAATGAATGAGATTGTACCAAAAGATATTGTTTGGAGAAAAGACAAAATAGGTTATGAACCTCCTAATAAAAATGATGTGAATGGTATTACGTTGAAAAAGTATTTAGTAAATAGTTTTAAGATGTAG